The Gossypium hirsutum isolate 1008001.06 chromosome D03, Gossypium_hirsutum_v2.1, whole genome shotgun sequence genomic interval ttgAGAGTTGAGCCATAAACTGGTTATATTTGTCTTTGTGTCGAAaatcaaaagttttttaaaaaaagttcttGAGTTCCCTTCGCATTCATTGATTTTTCATCTTGGTATGTTGGTaactttgcatttgcattttgcattttacccttttaaatgggagcgagaaactagtccttcgtgaggttttcacctccgtgcagggtagtggatCGTTTCCTGGATACATcggtacctatgtcttcgtgagattttcatctccgtgcagccatagggaaatttatccccctgaactgaactcgatccatatgagcctataatgggtgaggatcgaggaatcttctggttcgggtacccttactctagaaactaAGCCTCATATAGTGAGCTTTAGGAACTTGCCTTAGGTAGAACTATCCCAAAACCCTAGCGGATTCCTGATAAGTGTTTttgctatttcatgtttgtattgGATTATATTTTTTTGGTGTGATACTAACTTgggtttgttttgttttgattgcatgacattagGATTGCATAGCATTTCATCCTAGAAGGCGTTAGTTCATATTCAGTTACTaaatagaaagcttatcatggaaaaagagtttcttgataaagtggaagataatgcggctgTCCAAACTTGGTTAGAGACAACACAGCAAGGGAAATGTGATAGTTTGGCTAAAGGATATGTGTCAGAgttgtgggacttcactcgtatcaATGTGACTCAGAATAGCCTACAGGAACTGAAAGAAATGTGGGATCAGTGGGATAATGAGATCAAACGACTGCTTTATTCTAGCTATAGAGATCTACCTTTTTTGCTCGACGTAAAGGTGGATAAGCACCTATTTCGTGCCTTAGCCCAATTTTagaaccctgcttatagttgtttCACCTTTGGAAGTGTTGATTTAGTGCCTACAATGGAGAAATATACTGCATTACTTCATTGTTCGAAGATCCAAGTAGACAAAGCCTACTCGAGAGCTGCTAATGTCCTaacctttttgaagaaattgatgaatattacATGGATGAATGAGCAATGGGTCGCGGCACGAATTAAACAAAAGGGAGATAgtaaatgcattccttggaagAACCTGAAGGATTTAATTCTAGCACACCTGGATACGAGGAAGAGGGTTGATGTCTTTGCCTTGGGTATTTACGGTTTAGTTATCTTTCCCAAAGCCTTAGGAAATGTTGATGAAGCAGTCACTGATCTTTTTGACCGTCTTGATAGGGGGTTATACCGGTTCTagcaattttggcagaaactttCAGATCTTTGAATGAATGCCGAAGAGCAGGTGAGGGTAGATTTATTGGTTGCACGCAGCTCCTTTTAgcatggtttcacagtcacttttggaaggtggataagGTTTCTTATCgggtttttctaaaaattgtTTTCCTTTGAAAGAAATAGTGGCATTACCGAGGCAGGATGATATTTCAAAGGAAAAATGGATGGcaattcttcagaatcttcaagAGGAGGATATTGAATGGAGAGCTCCTTGGATGCTGCCAGATGAGATCTTATATAGgcgtggagattttgactgggtccctTTGCTTGGGATTTGGGGAGCCATTAGCTATGCACCGTTATTGGTACTGAGACAGTATAGGTCAAGGCAGTACTTACCTACAACCCAAGGATTAGCTCAATGTGAATTCTCGTATAAATGTGATGGTTACAAGAAGAAGATATGAGAAATGACTAATGCTTGGAGGCAGACTCGCCGAATGAAGAGGTTGGCAGTATGTCTATCAACTACTCCTGAATATATCGAATGGCTAAACAGAAGGATCAATGACAATATACCTGTGCCAAGTCAGGGAGACAATCAACTAGCAGAAAAGCATGTACGAGTTGTCCCTTCCGAGCTAGAAATTATAAGACAGGATTTTGAACGAAGAAATTCAGAGCTCGAAAAGAAGATAGAGAAAATGGAAGAGGAGAAGATGAATTTAAAGTTGGACATAGATATGCAGAAGCTAGAAACTGAAGGCCTGAGAAAAGGAAAGCGCAAAGCCGAGGAAGATTTGAATAGCTTGAAGATGGATTATAAGAGACTACGCCTGTCAGTGAGAACTGCTGGGTTGGGAAAAACCTTAGAGCAGTGGCGTCAAGAAGTTCAAGAAGAAAAGGTCAAGGCTGATAGGTGGGAAAAGAGATTTCAGGAGGCTCAAAAGCAAAATAAGTCCCTTGAGAGGAGTTTGTCAGAAAGCCAGAATGAAAAGGATAAATTAAAAGCTAGGGTGGCCGAACTGGAGGAAACTATTCATCAATATCGAAGTCGCAATGTTGTGATAGAGTTGCAAGCAAACTTGAATAGGATCGAGCAAATAAAGAGAACAGTAGAAGGATTAGAGATGCCATTACAGAACTGTGAAGCCAGGATTGAACATCTGGAAGCAAATGAAGATCATCAAGGTGAACAGCTTCACTATTTCCAGGATCAGGTTGCAAGAAGGGATCACATTATGGGAGAAGCTGTGGTTCAGATTCAAGGGGTAGTTGAGCACCTGCAGAATTTGGCAATACAAGCTGATATAATAAGTGTGAAGTACGAATCGGAATCAGATCAGGGGCAGAAGTTGGCATCGTTACTTAGGGAGATTAAAGTTCTAAGTGTTAGGGCAAGGCCTTATTTATagccattttatgtaaagaaattttttctctagtaaagttttctgagtggaattgaattataattaagCCTTTCttgcattcatctcatgcatcgcatcatatgcattagcatcgcatcatatgcattaaagaccTTTATTTAATCCTAATAAGTCAAAATCACTACTCAGTTAActtggaaaccaaccaaccaaccaaacaccggTACGACACTCGAGCAAAGGTTAAGGACATGGATCAGAGATTGGAAAAGCTCGAACAATACCAGAAGGAGATGCAAGACCGTCTGCAGCTACAAATGCAGGAGCGATTAGACAAGATGCAACAAGATATGTCTGATAAGATGCGAGAATCCCAAGATGATATGATGGCGAAGCTAATCCAGCTGATAACTAGGGGAAGTGATAAAAGAAAAGGTCTCATGGCTGATGTTGAGGAGGGTAATAAGGATGAACCTctctatcctccaggtttcacccctccACACGTGCGAACTCGAGCGGAACACCCACGCAAATCTACTGTCACCATCATGCCTTAGCAATTTCGGGTTGGTGTTTCGAACTTCCAAGCTGGATCGGGTTCTAATCCTGAAAATAATCCTGTTAACTCTGCCATTCCTGACTTTGATGAAGTGGCTGAGAAGGAAAGAATAAAGGAGGAATTACCGAAACGGTTAGAGGAAAGGTGTAGGTGGCTCGAGGAGAAGCTCAAGGCGATGGAGGTCACTGAAATTTATCGAGGCATTGACGCTAAAGAGCTGAGTTTAGTGCTAGATTTAGTACTTCCTCATAAGTTTAAGGTGCCTGAATTCGAAAAGTACAATGTGACAAGCTGTTCagaagctcacatcactatgttctgcagtCGAATGGCGGGATATGTTAACAACGACCAACTCTTGATATATTACTTCCAAGACAGCCTTGCAGGGGCAGcgtccaaatggtacaaccagttGAGTCGTGCCACGATCGGTTCATGGAGGGATTTGGCCCAAGCATTCATGAAACAGTATAGTCATGTGACGGACAtggctcctgatagaatcacccttcaaaacatggagaagaagctgagtgaaagctttaggcagtacgcacagagatggagggaggtcgcAGTCCAGGTTCAGCCACCGCTCTTGGAGAAGGAAATGACCATGCTGTTTATTAACACACTGAAGGCACCATTTATTACGCATATGTTAGGcagtgccacaaaaagctttcctgacatagtcatgaatggtgagatgatagagaatgccATAAAGAGTGGAAAGATCGATGCTGGAGAGAGTAACAGGAGATCGACCTCGAAGAAGAGGGAGAACGAGGTGAACAATGCGAGTATGTACAGCAAAGGTTACTCGAGGTCAATAACGGTGAACCAACCAAGAACAGTGACTGCAAATCAGCAAAGCTCGTCAAGACAGGAGGCCGGTACGAGGCAAAATACTGagaagccccaattcacgccaattctTATGTCGTACAGGGAACTATACCGAAATTTATTTGACGCACACGTAATTTTCCTTTTCTATCTGAAGCTCTTACTGcccccgtaccccaaatggtacgacgtAAATGCACAGTGCGACTACCATGCGGGAAtcacggggcattccatagaaaactgTACTGCCTTTAAAAAATTGGTGGAAAGGCTCATTGGTATGGGTGTTGTTAAATTTGATGAAGCAACTAAAGCGAAAAATCCGTTACCGAACCACACTGACAATGGGGTAAATGTGATGGGCGAAGACAGAAGAATCAAGGCAGACATTGCGGATGTGAAAACTCCTTTGAGATGGGTCTGGAAGGAGATGGTGAAAAGGGGACTAATCGTCTCAGAAGGAAGTTGTGAAAAGAGGggaaactactgtgagttccaccaGAAAGGGGGGCGTGAAATCCAAGAATGTACGGAGTTCAGAGCTATGGTACAGGgtatgatggataataaggagatggaATTCTATGAATGAGTTCAGAGGGAGAGTCATATATGCGCGTCAGAGTCGGCATTGGGAGTTCCAAAGGCTAAGCATCCTGTGGTCATCATCTCGCGGCCGAAGAACAGTGAGGTTGGGGCACGAGTAAGACCAAAGGTTATTATTCAAAAACCGGCTGTGTTTGCATATAAGGATAAAAGgagggttccttggaattacgattGTAATGTGACAATCTCGGGGAGAGAGGATATAATCAGTAAAGAGGATCAGGATGAAGGAGGGCGCTACGAACAGATGAAAGCTCGAGTAGAGCCAACAAGAGAAGAAGCTTTGGCTGGAAAGAAGAAGAATATGGTCGAACCCAAAATATTGGtcaatgaaccaataaaagaggaaGAGGCTAGAGAGTTCTTAAAGTTTCTAAAGCATAGCAAGTACAGCGTTGTGGAACAGCTGCACAAACAACTAGCTCGGATATCTGTGCTAGCTTTACTCCTGAGCACGGAGGGACATCGAAATGCACTACTGAAagtgctaaatgaaacttatgtggcCGACGATATCTCTATTAACAAGTTGGATCGACTGGTCGGTAATATAAGCGCTGATAACTTCATTTTCTTTagcgatgatgaaataccacctggGGTTATGGGATCTACTAGAGCTTTACACATCACTACAAGGTGTAAAAGGTACACATTACCAGGAGTTCTGGTAGACAACGGATCGGCATTGAATGTGTTGCCCCTGTCCACCTTCAACAGGTTGCCTGTGGATAGTTCGCATATGAAGTCATGTCAGAATATAGTGAAAGCATTTGATGGCACCAAGAggaaggtcatgggaagaattgacaTTCCCTTGTTAATTGGCCCAACTATCTATGAGGTGGACTTCTTGGTTatggacatcaagccttcttaaaattttctattaggaAGGCCATGGATTCATTCAGTAGGAGCGGTACCGTCATCGTTACATCAAAAACTGAAGTTAGTGTCAGAGCGTCGGCTAGTGACGATAAATGCTGAAGAAGATATCATTGCATCTGTGACCAACAATGCACCTTATATGGAAGCAAGTGATGATGCAATTGAGTGCTcttttcgatctttggagttCGTAAATGCAACATTCATCCTTGAGGGAAACAAGATCCCAACGTCGAGAATATCAAAGGCCACAAATATGGGTCTTCAGTTAACAGTTGGAAAGGGAGCCTTTCCAGAGAAAGGATTGGGGAAATATCTTCAGGGCCGAGTTGAGGCTCCAGTGTTGAAGGATAAGCAGGACcgttttggcttaggatacaagccagatgCTAGGCAAAGGAGGATAGAGCAAGAGAAGAAGCGAGAGAGAAGAAGGGCTCGTTTGACGGGTGAAGAGGTCAAATGGGAGCCTATGGCCTTTCCTCACCTATCCAAAACCTTTGTATCAGGAGGGTTTATTTATCAAGGAATGCCAGGAGTTGGATGTATTAGTACAAAATGGGGAAGTGTTAAAGCCGTGAGTGAAGGAGCATCAGAGGGATGAACTTTGTTGGATATCCGCCCTTATGAACCAGGAAGTgtgctaaacaattggactgcagaaggcATACCTGTAGTTTTTAGGACTTCCTCAGAGTAATGCCCAGAACACCCTTATTGCTTTAGCCTAGAAGCGATAaggattcctttgtgaaataggctcatgtccaaatatcgttattttaataaagttcATCTTTGCAATCATTCTTGGAGtaaacttttctttctttccatatGAGTAGCTGTTTTgagtttttctttcaaattactCTTGCATCTCATTCATGACCACATTGCACAAGTAGTTATTCCTGAATCCATATTGTTTTTATACCTATAACAGGTCCCTCGATATCAATGATACTAATGTCACTCTTACAAatttagaatctccttttgaacaaaacatgtgtttagaggggtcaaaggattttgaagatgacgaaGACGGTGGTTTGTCTCCTGATTTGTTGAAGATGGTAGAACGGGccgagaaacaaatcctacctcacaaggagtCAATAGAAATTATGAGCTTGgaggaaggaaaagaggtgaagatcggattTGATATCTCTGCAAAGACAAGACAAGACCTCATCAGGCTACTCTAGGAATTCAacgatgtctttgcatggtcataccaagatatgcctgggttaAGTATTGACATTGTAGTCCATCGCCTTCCTATAAGAGAAGATTGTAGGTCAGTGCAGCAAAAGCTCAGAAGGATAAGGCCTGATATcgtgttgaaaataaaagaggaggtccaGAAGTAGTTTGATGCCGGATTTCTGCAAGAAGTCAAGTATTCTGAGTGGGTGGCCAACATCGTACCAGTTCCaaagaaagatgggaaagtacgaatgtgtgtagattatcgggatttgaacaaggctagtccgaAAGATAACTTCCCATTACCCCACATCGACACATTGGTAGATAATACGTCAGGCTATTCAttattttccttcatggatggttttttggggtataatcagataaagatgcattcTGAGGACATGACAAAGACTACGTTCATTACGTTATGGgagacgttttgttataaagtgatacCGTTTGGATTAAAGAATACGGGAGCGACataccaaagagccatggtagccttgttctatgatatgatgcacaaggagatcgaggtttatgttgacgatatgattgcGAAATCTAGAACGGAGGAGGAACATGTGCAGGTCTTAAGAAAACTATTCATAagattgagaaagtttcagctcaagcttaatccaGCGAAGTGCACTTTTGGGGCCAAGtcaggaaaattgctaggcttcatagtcagtgaaaagggaatcgagattgacccagacaaggtgaaggcaatacgagatttacctccaccTCGCAcccagaaagaagttcgaggtttcttaggaagactaaattacatcgctagGTTCATCTCACAATTAACCGAGAAATGTAACCCAATATTtcgtcttctgaagaaacataatcctggtACTTGGGATGAAGAATACGAATAAGCCTTTAACAGGGTgaaacaatatttgtctagtaCTCCAGTGCTGTCACCACCTAGCCCGGATAGGCCACTGatattgtatctgacagtgtttgATAATTCCATGGGGTGTGTGTTAGGTCAACATGATGAAACGGGGAGGAAGGAAagggcgatatattacctcagtaaaaaattcactgactgtgaaatgaggTTTTCGCctattgagaagttgtgttgtgccttgATTTGGACAACTCAGAGATTAAGGTAGTACATGTTATACCACATGACTTGACTAATTTCAAAGTTAGACCCGCTAAAGTATATGATAGAGTCAACTGCTTTGAATGGGAGGATAGCCCGGTGGCAGATCTTACTGTCTGAattcgatatagtctatgtgagtcaaaaagctgtaaaagggagcgcaatagctgactttctGGCCAGCAGGGCTTTGGAAGATTACGAACCGTTaagttttgattttccaaatgaagactTGTTATATGTAGCCGCTACTGAAGAAAATCCCCAAGAAGGTCACagttggaagctaaactttgatggAGCCTCGAACGCTGTAggcaatggaattggggcagtcttagtATCCCTGAATGGtaatcattatcctttcacttacaaattggattttgattataCAAACAACATGGAAAAATacgaagcgtgcatcatgggtatTCGTGCAGCTATAGAGCAAAGAATCAAAGTGTTAGAGGTCTATGGAGATTTGGCATTGGTGATATACCAGTTTAAAGGTGAATGGGAAACGAGAGATCCCAAATTAGTCAGTTATCGAAAGTTGGTCCTTGAATTGATTAAAGAGTTTGAGGACATTACTTTTCGCTATCTTCCGCGAGACGAAAACCAGATGGTTGACGCACTGGCTACTCTAGcctccatgatcaaggtgaacagACAAGAAGACAtaaagcctatccaaatgagtatCTATGAAGCCCCAGCTCATTGTCATAATATAAAAGAAGGAGAAAtcgatgataacccttggtatcaagatatactaCGTTATGTAAAAAATCATGAGTATCCTGGCCAGGCAACGGAGAATGAAAAGAGAACTCTGAGAAGGCTAGCCACTgattacgtcttagatggggagatcttatACAAGAGGGGAAAAGATcaggtactgttaagatgtgtggacgccgtggaagcaaagaaaattTTAGAGGAA includes:
- the LOC107950037 gene encoding tropomyosin-2-like, which produces MTNAWRQTRRMKRLAVCLSTTPEYIEWLNRRINDNIPVPSQGDNQLAEKHVRVVPSELEIIRQDFERRNSELEKKIEKMEEEKMNLKLDIDMQKLETEGLRKGKRKAEEDLNSLKMDYKRLRLSVRTAGLGKTLEQWRQEVQEEKVKADRWEKRFQEAQKQNKSLERSLSESQNEKDKLKARVAELEETIHQYRSRNVVIELQANLNRIEQIKRTVEGLEMPLQNCEARIEHLEANEDHQGEQLHYFQDQVARRDHIMGEAVVQIQGVVEHLQNLAIQADIISVKYESESDQGQKLASLLREIKVLSVRARPYL
- the LOC107950036 gene encoding uncharacterized protein, whose protein sequence is MPGLSIDIVVHRLPIREDCRSVQQKLRRIRPDIVLKIKEEVQKVKQYLSSTPVLSPPSPDRPLILYLTVFDNSMGCVLGQHDETGRKERAIYYLSKKFTDCEMRFSPIEKLCCALIWTTQRLRALEDYEPLSFDFPNEDLLYVAATEENPQEGHSWKLNFDGASNAVGNGIGAVLVSLNGNHYPFTYKLDFDYTNNMEKYEACIMGIRAAIEQRIKVLEVYGDLALVIYQFKGEWETRDPKLVSYRKLVLELIKEFEDITFRYLPRDENQMVDALATLASMIKVNRQEDIKPIQMSIYEAPAHCHNIKEGEIDDNPWYQDILRYVKNHEYPGQATENEKRTLRRLATDYVLDGEILYKRGKDQWVHNG